The following coding sequences lie in one Posidoniimonas polymericola genomic window:
- the rnr gene encoding ribonuclease R: MHDELRAAILSYTSSPAYKPMKPRLIGERLGLEGDDLDLVKKVVKKLVKEGELEYGPRHMVLPSKADHPARAALSDGSLNKEAKPASRGKSSKHVVGTFRRVTSGDGFVRPEGTPASAGKDADIYVNKRDTGDAANGDTVRIELTGKAGHRGKAEGKLVDVVSRVTNKFVGTYLEQDGNGLVQIDGKVFAAPIYVGDPGAKGAQPDDKVVLEMVRFPSQLREGEGVITQVLGARGAPGVDTLSVIHEFGLPGDFSEEVQAESRRQAELFDESIGPDRRDLTGEVIVTIDPLTARDFDDAISLRKAPNGHWELGVHIADVSHFVQEKTPLDREAYDRATSVYLPDQVIPMLPEIISNNLASLQPDKVRYAMTAVIEFTEEGVPIGAEVFKSAIKSRRRFTYEEVDEYLAEKGLVEPRQDAKPSNTGVVSTLAREVDTLVAQMFELAMILRKRRFERGALELNMPELEIDLDKQGRVSGAHLEVSTESHQIIEEFMLAANEAVARHLADAGLIFLRRAHGAPDPRKSKALTEFVRSLGFTVDNLQDRFELQKLLMSIKGDPREHAVNFATLRSMQRAIYSPEDEGHYALASDCYCHFTSPIRRYPDLTVHRLINELNAGKKPKQEIGTYFQWGDHCSDREGRATAAERELNKVKLLDYLKDKVGLEMRGVVTGVESFGLFVAGKELPAEGLVHISSLSDDYYKYDRASHSINGFRGGNSYRLGDEVQIAVAAVNVDARELDFRILGKGPQANKPKKRGRGGPQNKGGSPSKKGKGSPSGRPPRGKSDKTGKQRRKKP; this comes from the coding sequence ATGCACGACGAACTCCGCGCCGCGATCCTCTCCTACACCAGCAGCCCCGCCTACAAGCCGATGAAGCCCCGGCTCATCGGCGAGCGGCTCGGCCTCGAGGGCGACGACCTCGACCTCGTCAAGAAGGTCGTCAAGAAGCTGGTTAAGGAGGGCGAGCTCGAGTACGGGCCGCGGCACATGGTGCTCCCCTCGAAGGCCGACCACCCGGCCCGCGCAGCCCTCAGCGACGGGTCGCTCAACAAGGAGGCCAAGCCGGCCTCGCGGGGCAAGTCGTCCAAGCACGTGGTCGGCACGTTCCGCCGCGTCACCTCGGGCGACGGCTTCGTCCGCCCGGAGGGGACCCCCGCCTCGGCCGGCAAGGACGCCGACATCTACGTCAACAAACGCGACACCGGCGACGCCGCCAACGGCGACACCGTGCGGATCGAATTGACCGGCAAGGCCGGACACCGCGGCAAGGCCGAGGGCAAGCTGGTCGACGTCGTGTCGCGGGTGACCAACAAGTTCGTTGGGACCTACCTGGAGCAGGACGGCAACGGCCTCGTGCAGATCGACGGCAAGGTGTTCGCCGCGCCGATCTACGTCGGCGACCCCGGCGCCAAGGGCGCCCAGCCGGACGACAAGGTCGTGCTAGAGATGGTGCGCTTCCCCTCCCAGCTGCGCGAGGGCGAGGGGGTCATCACCCAGGTCCTCGGCGCCCGCGGCGCCCCCGGCGTCGACACGCTGAGCGTGATCCACGAGTTCGGGCTGCCGGGCGATTTCTCCGAGGAGGTGCAGGCCGAGTCCCGCCGCCAGGCCGAGCTGTTCGACGAGTCGATCGGCCCCGACCGCCGCGACCTGACCGGCGAGGTCATCGTCACGATCGACCCGCTCACCGCCCGCGACTTCGACGACGCGATCTCGCTCCGCAAGGCCCCCAACGGGCACTGGGAGCTCGGCGTGCACATCGCCGACGTGTCGCACTTCGTGCAGGAGAAGACCCCGCTCGACCGCGAGGCGTACGACCGCGCCACCAGCGTCTACCTGCCGGACCAGGTCATCCCGATGCTGCCGGAGATCATCAGCAACAACCTGGCGAGCCTGCAGCCCGACAAGGTGCGGTACGCGATGACGGCGGTCATCGAGTTCACCGAGGAGGGCGTGCCGATCGGCGCCGAGGTGTTCAAGAGCGCCATCAAGAGCCGCCGCCGCTTTACCTACGAGGAGGTCGACGAGTACCTGGCTGAGAAGGGGCTGGTGGAGCCCCGCCAGGACGCAAAGCCCAGCAACACCGGCGTGGTCTCGACGCTGGCGCGCGAGGTCGACACGCTCGTTGCGCAGATGTTCGAGCTGGCGATGATCCTCCGCAAGCGGCGGTTCGAACGCGGGGCGCTGGAGCTCAACATGCCGGAGCTCGAGATCGACCTCGACAAGCAGGGCCGCGTCAGCGGGGCCCACCTGGAGGTCAGCACCGAGAGCCACCAGATCATCGAGGAGTTCATGCTGGCCGCCAACGAGGCGGTCGCCCGTCACCTGGCCGACGCGGGCCTGATCTTCCTGCGGCGGGCGCACGGCGCGCCCGACCCCCGCAAGTCGAAGGCCCTGACCGAGTTTGTCCGCAGCCTCGGCTTCACTGTCGACAACCTGCAGGACCGGTTCGAGCTGCAGAAGCTATTGATGTCGATCAAGGGGGACCCCCGCGAGCACGCCGTGAACTTCGCCACGCTCCGCTCGATGCAGCGGGCCATCTACAGCCCGGAGGACGAGGGGCACTACGCCCTGGCGAGCGACTGCTACTGCCACTTCACGTCGCCGATCCGCCGCTACCCGGACCTCACCGTCCATCGGCTGATCAACGAGCTGAACGCCGGCAAGAAGCCCAAGCAGGAGATCGGGACCTACTTCCAGTGGGGCGACCACTGCTCCGACCGCGAGGGCCGGGCGACCGCCGCCGAGCGTGAGCTCAACAAAGTCAAGCTGCTCGACTACCTGAAGGACAAGGTCGGCCTCGAGATGCGGGGCGTCGTGACCGGGGTCGAGAGCTTCGGGCTGTTTGTCGCCGGCAAGGAGCTGCCGGCCGAGGGCCTGGTGCACATCTCCTCGTTGTCGGACGACTACTACAAGTACGACCGGGCCAGCCACTCGATCAACGGCTTCCGCGGAGGCAACAGCTACCGGCTGGGCGACGAGGTCCAAATCGCCGTGGCGGCGGTCAATGTCGACGCCCGCGAGCTCGACTTCCGCATCCTCGGCAAGGGGCCCCAGGCCAACAAGCCGAAGAAACGCGGCCGGGGCGGTCCGCAGAACAAGGGGGGGAGTCCGTCCAAAAAGGGGAAGGGATCCCCATCGGGGCGGCCTCCGCGTGGGAAGTCAGATAAAACCGGCAAGCAACGCCGGAAGAAACCCTAG
- the gcvT gene encoding glycine cleavage system aminomethyltransferase GcvT — MSSSENLAKTPLYDWHAAHGGRMVDYAGWAMPVQYGSIVGEHHATRNAVGLFDISHMGRLLFSGADAEAFLDSLSTRKVTDLKPGQIRYSLICNERGGVLDDVLIYRIELEDGVRSGSGRLSGFGMVVNASNRLKIVDWINSHLVGQDVQVEDISTEYAMIALQGPKAIELLEPLTHHPLTSLRYYTGAETKVDGCGCYLSRTGYTGEDGCEIVVHADLAAQLWESLHAKAAEADGMAVGLAARNTLRLEAGMPLYGHELSEDINPIQAGLGFAVTLKDRQFIGRDALVAATQDKGQRVRVGLQLDGRRAPREGYPVLQENEVVGEVTSGTFSPTLDRPIAMAYVKPTAAAPGEPVAVDFRGSQLPATIAPPVFYERGK, encoded by the coding sequence ATGAGCTCCTCCGAGAACCTCGCCAAGACGCCGCTCTACGACTGGCACGCCGCCCACGGCGGACGGATGGTCGACTACGCCGGTTGGGCGATGCCTGTCCAGTACGGCTCGATTGTCGGCGAGCACCACGCCACCCGCAACGCGGTCGGGCTGTTCGACATCTCACACATGGGCCGGCTGCTGTTCTCGGGCGCCGACGCCGAGGCCTTCCTCGACTCGCTCTCGACCCGCAAGGTCACGGACCTCAAGCCGGGGCAGATCCGCTACTCGCTGATCTGCAACGAGCGTGGCGGCGTGCTCGACGACGTGCTGATCTACCGCATCGAGCTGGAGGACGGCGTCCGCTCGGGGTCCGGCCGGCTGTCAGGCTTCGGCATGGTAGTAAACGCCAGCAACCGCCTGAAGATTGTCGACTGGATCAACAGCCACCTGGTCGGGCAGGACGTCCAGGTCGAGGACATCTCGACCGAGTACGCCATGATCGCCCTGCAGGGCCCCAAGGCGATCGAGCTGCTCGAACCGCTCACCCACCACCCGCTCACCTCGCTCCGCTACTACACCGGCGCCGAGACCAAGGTCGACGGCTGCGGGTGCTACCTCAGCCGCACCGGCTACACCGGTGAGGACGGCTGCGAGATTGTCGTCCACGCCGACCTGGCGGCCCAGCTGTGGGAGAGCCTGCACGCCAAGGCTGCCGAGGCCGACGGCATGGCGGTCGGCCTGGCCGCCCGCAACACGCTGCGGCTCGAGGCCGGCATGCCGCTGTACGGGCACGAGCTGTCCGAGGACATCAACCCGATCCAGGCCGGGCTCGGCTTTGCCGTGACCCTCAAGGACCGGCAGTTCATCGGCCGCGACGCGTTGGTCGCCGCCACGCAGGACAAGGGCCAGCGGGTGCGCGTCGGCCTGCAGCTCGACGGCCGCCGCGCCCCGCGCGAGGGCTACCCGGTGCTGCAAGAGAACGAAGTCGTCGGCGAGGTGACCAGCGGCACGTTCTCGCCCACGCTCGACCGGCCGATCGCGATGGCCTACGTCAAACCAACCGCCGCGGCGCCGGGCGAGCCGGTGGCGGTCGACTTCCGCGGCTCGCAACTGCCGGCCACAATCGCGCCGCCGGTGTTCTACGAACGCGGCAAGTAA
- the gcvH gene encoding glycine cleavage system protein GcvH, which translates to MNPADLRYAKTHEWISVTDGVATMGISAFAVEALTDLVFIELPKVGATVEKEHSFCEIESVKAVSDVYAPVSGEVIEVNEPLADALERFSDDPYGEGWIAKIKMSDPSQAEQLMDFATYQKQCEEEAG; encoded by the coding sequence ATGAACCCAGCAGACCTGCGCTACGCCAAAACACACGAATGGATCTCCGTCACGGACGGCGTCGCAACCATGGGCATCTCGGCGTTCGCCGTCGAGGCGCTGACCGACCTCGTGTTCATCGAGCTCCCCAAGGTCGGCGCCACGGTCGAGAAGGAACATTCGTTCTGCGAGATCGAGTCGGTCAAGGCAGTGAGCGACGTCTACGCCCCCGTGTCGGGCGAGGTGATCGAGGTCAACGAGCCGCTGGCCGACGCCCTCGAGCGTTTCAGCGACGACCCTTACGGCGAGGGCTGGATCGCCAAGATCAAGATGTCCGACCCGTCGCAGGCCGAACAGCTGATGGACTTCGCCACCTACCAGAAACAGTGCGAAGAAGAAGCGGGCTAG
- the gcvPA gene encoding aminomethyl-transferring glycine dehydrogenase subunit GcvPA, which produces MPYTYNTPEDVAEMLAAIGAESIEELYDMVPSDLRLGRPLDLPPALGEMELDQHMRKLSGMNASTANSVCFLGGGSYDHFVPAVVDVVASRSEFYTSYTPYQPEVAQGNLQAMFEYQSLITRLTGLDISNSSLYDGATAAAEAVLMAIAATRRSGRVVMPASVHPEYRGTVETYLECLGVEVVTVPAPGGVVDVDELRAELNDQTAAVLLQQPNFFGAIEDAEAIGAAAHEAGALFIVAFDPISLGLLKRPGDYDCGGWGADIAVAEGQSLGSPMQYGGPYLGVMACTEKLVRRMPGRIVGQTTDRRGKRCFTLTLQTREQHIRRDKATSNVCSNQGLFALRATVYLSLLGPEGLKETANLCLQKSRYLADQLVATERFEPAFDQPTFKEFVVRDRENKVEELIKTALDQGVLAGVPLGQFYPELSDCLLIAVTEKRTREEIDALVGLLTGAAVGTAPVTTA; this is translated from the coding sequence ATGCCCTACACCTACAACACGCCTGAAGACGTTGCCGAGATGCTCGCCGCGATCGGCGCGGAGTCGATCGAAGAGCTGTACGACATGGTCCCCAGCGACCTGCGGCTCGGCCGTCCGCTCGACCTGCCGCCGGCGCTAGGCGAGATGGAACTCGACCAGCACATGCGGAAGCTGTCGGGCATGAACGCGTCGACGGCCAACTCGGTCTGTTTCCTGGGGGGCGGCTCGTACGACCACTTCGTGCCGGCCGTGGTCGACGTCGTGGCGTCTCGGAGCGAGTTCTACACCAGCTACACGCCGTACCAGCCGGAGGTCGCCCAGGGCAACCTGCAGGCGATGTTCGAGTACCAGTCGCTGATCACGCGGCTGACCGGCCTGGATATCTCGAACAGCAGCCTGTACGACGGCGCCACCGCCGCCGCCGAGGCGGTGCTGATGGCGATCGCCGCCACGCGTCGCAGCGGCCGCGTGGTGATGCCCGCCTCGGTGCACCCCGAGTACCGCGGCACGGTCGAAACCTACCTCGAGTGCCTCGGCGTCGAAGTCGTGACCGTGCCCGCCCCCGGCGGCGTGGTGGACGTCGACGAGCTGCGGGCCGAGCTCAACGACCAGACCGCCGCGGTCCTGCTGCAGCAGCCCAACTTTTTCGGCGCCATCGAGGACGCCGAGGCGATCGGCGCCGCCGCCCACGAGGCCGGCGCGCTGTTCATTGTCGCGTTCGACCCGATCAGCCTCGGGCTGCTCAAGCGCCCGGGAGACTACGACTGCGGGGGTTGGGGCGCCGACATCGCCGTGGCCGAGGGCCAGTCGCTCGGCTCGCCGATGCAGTACGGCGGGCCCTACCTCGGCGTCATGGCCTGCACCGAGAAGCTGGTCCGCCGCATGCCGGGCCGCATCGTCGGCCAGACGACCGACCGCCGCGGCAAGCGGTGCTTCACCCTTACGCTGCAGACCCGCGAGCAGCACATCCGCCGCGACAAGGCGACCAGCAACGTCTGCAGCAACCAGGGCCTGTTCGCCCTCCGCGCCACGGTGTACCTGTCGCTGCTCGGGCCCGAGGGCCTGAAGGAGACCGCCAACCTCTGCCTGCAGAAGAGCCGCTACCTGGCCGACCAGCTCGTCGCGACCGAGCGGTTCGAGCCCGCCTTCGACCAGCCGACCTTTAAGGAGTTCGTGGTCCGCGATCGCGAAAACAAGGTCGAGGAGCTGATCAAGACCGCCCTCGACCAGGGCGTGCTGGCCGGCGTCCCGCTTGGGCAGTTCTACCCCGAGCTGTCCGACTGCCTGCTGATCGCGGTCACCGAGAAGCGGACCCGAGAAGAGATCGACGCGCTGGTCGGCCTGCTGACCGGGGCCGCGGTCGGAACGGCCCCGGTCACGACCGCCTAG
- a CDS encoding biotin/lipoyl-containing protein → MAKKKIDFMCTAFRDGFQSAYGARVQTPDFLPALEAARDAGISYFEAGGGARFQSLYFYCQEDAFDMMDAFRETAGPDANLQTLARGVNVVGLESQSSDIIKLHAEMFKKHGMTTIRNFDALNDVNNLIYSGQCIVDAGLKHQVVVTMMELPPGCTGAHDAAFYAKTLQDILDAQIPFDAVCFKDASGTAVPSKVYETIKQARKMLPSDAYIHFHTHETTGVSVLAYQAAIDAGADAIDLSLAPCSGGTCQPDVIVMWHALRGTDYTLDVDIEKIRGAEEVFKDCMKDYFLPPEAIAVEPLIPWSPMPGGALTANTQMLRDNGIMDRYPEMIKAMSDVVRRGGYGTSVTPVSQFYFQQAFNNVMFGPWEKIAEPYGKMVLGYFGKTPVPPDPEIVALASKQLELEPTTRSPIEMNDEDPTKGVAPARKTLEDNNLPTTDENIFIVAACKDKGLAFLQGKAQLGIRKIEPETPAAASAPASSELHLKVDGKAHTVRVDGGTVTVNGRAYQVEEASANEVSAAAAASEPAPAPKPAAPTPQPAAAPAANATPVKAQMPGVVLKTLVNVGDKVTHGQALMTLEAMKMEMPVPSPCDGVVAEINITQGEHVSNGQQLASIG, encoded by the coding sequence GTGGCAAAGAAGAAAATCGACTTCATGTGCACCGCGTTCCGGGACGGCTTCCAGTCGGCCTACGGCGCGCGGGTCCAGACCCCCGACTTCCTGCCCGCCCTCGAGGCCGCCCGCGACGCCGGGATCAGCTACTTCGAGGCCGGCGGCGGCGCGCGGTTCCAGTCGCTCTACTTCTACTGCCAGGAAGACGCGTTCGACATGATGGACGCGTTCCGCGAGACCGCGGGGCCCGACGCCAACCTGCAGACCCTCGCCCGCGGCGTCAACGTGGTCGGACTCGAGTCGCAGTCGTCGGACATCATCAAGCTGCATGCCGAGATGTTCAAGAAGCACGGCATGACCACCATCCGCAACTTCGACGCCCTGAACGACGTCAACAACCTGATCTACAGCGGGCAGTGCATCGTCGACGCCGGGCTGAAGCACCAGGTGGTGGTGACGATGATGGAGCTGCCGCCCGGCTGCACCGGCGCGCACGACGCCGCCTTCTACGCCAAGACCCTGCAGGACATCCTCGACGCCCAGATCCCGTTCGACGCGGTCTGCTTCAAGGACGCCTCCGGCACGGCGGTCCCCTCGAAGGTCTACGAGACCATCAAGCAGGCCCGCAAGATGCTGCCGTCCGACGCCTACATCCACTTCCACACGCACGAGACCACCGGCGTCAGCGTGCTGGCGTACCAGGCCGCGATCGACGCCGGGGCCGACGCGATCGACCTGTCGCTGGCGCCCTGCTCCGGCGGCACCTGCCAGCCCGACGTCATCGTCATGTGGCACGCCCTCCGCGGCACCGACTACACGCTGGACGTCGACATCGAGAAGATCCGCGGGGCCGAGGAGGTCTTCAAGGACTGCATGAAGGACTACTTCCTGCCGCCCGAGGCGATCGCCGTCGAGCCGCTGATCCCGTGGAGCCCAATGCCGGGCGGCGCGCTAACCGCCAACACCCAGATGCTCCGCGACAACGGCATCATGGACCGCTACCCGGAGATGATCAAGGCGATGTCCGACGTCGTCCGCCGCGGCGGCTACGGCACCTCGGTGACGCCGGTCTCGCAGTTCTACTTCCAGCAGGCGTTCAACAACGTGATGTTCGGTCCGTGGGAGAAGATCGCCGAACCGTACGGCAAGATGGTGCTCGGCTACTTCGGCAAGACGCCGGTCCCGCCCGACCCGGAGATCGTCGCGCTCGCCAGCAAGCAGCTGGAGCTCGAGCCGACCACCCGCTCGCCGATCGAGATGAACGACGAGGACCCCACCAAGGGCGTCGCGCCGGCCAGGAAGACCCTCGAGGACAACAACCTGCCGACCACCGACGAGAACATCTTCATCGTCGCGGCTTGCAAGGACAAAGGCCTGGCGTTCCTGCAGGGCAAGGCCCAGCTCGGGATCCGCAAGATCGAACCCGAAACGCCCGCCGCCGCGTCGGCGCCGGCCAGCAGCGAGCTGCACCTCAAGGTCGATGGGAAGGCCCACACGGTGCGTGTCGACGGCGGCACGGTGACCGTCAACGGCCGCGCGTACCAGGTCGAGGAGGCCTCGGCCAATGAAGTCTCTGCAGCGGCCGCCGCGTCCGAGCCCGCCCCCGCTCCGAAGCCCGCGGCGCCCACGCCGCAGCCGGCGGCCGCTCCCGCCGCCAACGCCACGCCGGTGAAGGCCCAGATGCCCGGCGTGGTGCTCAAGACCCTGGTCAACGTGGGCGACAAGGTGACCCACGGCCAGGCGTTGATGACCCTCGAGGCGATGAAGATGGAAATGCCGGTCCCGTCGCCGTGCGACGGCGTCGTCGCCGAGATCAACATCACGCAGGGCGAGCACGTCTCGAACGGCCAACAGCTGGCGTCGATCGGCTAG
- a CDS encoding serpin family protein, which translates to MLSPGTQSSGRWSSKSSSRIASRSLRLEHLEDRCLLANDAAAAINQFGFDLYEHMQQEEGNLFFSPLSISTALAMAYAGAAGQTAAEMEQVLHFGGAEDIHASFKELLASFAERTGEDPPPVPEFSEYPAWEFDGPAPSWWPQFPLRPASSIDPDLFTYGSAPRPQVWPQSPLVENPLWPIDASQPWWWPDTGPKFDYQIDIANAVWSGPPLKADYEALVQGSYGAHVEQIDFFNSSAAEDRINDWVADQTRDRITDLVRNLSAETTHVLISAAYFNAAWDLPFDPQYTMDREFTTEAGSVIDIPMMFGHPNYYRTSIEGFDIIDIPMGGQNASAIFVKPIDPQTPNVLSSQFFASLGDWFEEERSSSNNKVVLPLVELEVETSLNTVLKGMGMPTAFRLGAADFSLLGPPGIGIRDVFHKAELSITEQGTTAAAATKVELGICFAAGTHVLTPDGAKPIEQVRVGDKVMARDEYLLEGDVEPKPVEAALHGEAEIVELHLGSRVIRTTDLHPFFVEGQGWLAAAQIKTGDRLACDRGGSIVVSHIERTGKTEAVYNLRVADHRTFFIGDSDWGFGVWAHNYYEAGYYANRQFHFMIRDNVTDTIAFMGRIDDPTMLTNTVTPVVIDNPSSRGDFDADGDVDRDDYLVWRYSYNAVGPDLPADANGDGRVNGADYLVWRDHHDATPPQPTPRPRTVAPFRLWTPEPVAATAASSPVESRVAEPAAEADLLLLLARSRGRPVSSPLSALALRGSTAEESPRFEAFATLGESLDDLARGLG; encoded by the coding sequence ATGCTGTCGCCAGGCACGCAGTCGTCAGGACGTTGGTCGTCGAAGTCGTCGTCGCGGATTGCGAGCCGCTCGCTGCGGCTGGAGCACCTGGAGGACCGCTGCCTGCTGGCGAATGACGCCGCGGCGGCGATCAACCAGTTCGGGTTCGACCTGTACGAGCACATGCAGCAAGAGGAGGGCAACCTGTTCTTCTCACCGCTGAGCATCTCGACCGCGCTGGCGATGGCCTACGCCGGCGCCGCGGGCCAGACCGCCGCCGAGATGGAGCAGGTGCTACACTTCGGCGGGGCGGAAGATATCCACGCGTCGTTCAAAGAGCTGCTGGCGTCATTCGCGGAGCGGACGGGCGAGGATCCGCCGCCGGTTCCGGAGTTCTCGGAATACCCGGCTTGGGAATTTGATGGACCAGCGCCCAGTTGGTGGCCGCAGTTTCCGTTAAGGCCTGCGTCGTCGATCGATCCGGACTTGTTCACGTATGGTAGTGCTCCGCGGCCGCAGGTGTGGCCTCAATCCCCGCTGGTTGAAAACCCGTTATGGCCGATCGACGCTTCTCAGCCCTGGTGGTGGCCAGACACAGGGCCGAAGTTCGACTACCAGATCGATATCGCCAACGCCGTGTGGAGTGGGCCGCCGCTGAAAGCGGATTACGAGGCTCTCGTGCAAGGAAGCTACGGCGCGCATGTCGAGCAGATTGATTTCTTCAATTCCTCGGCGGCCGAGGATCGGATCAACGATTGGGTCGCCGACCAAACCCGGGACCGTATTACCGACCTCGTTCGGAATCTGTCCGCAGAAACAACGCACGTGCTTATCAGCGCGGCGTACTTCAACGCGGCGTGGGATCTGCCGTTTGATCCCCAATACACAATGGATCGGGAGTTCACCACCGAGGCGGGCAGCGTCATCGATATCCCTATGATGTTTGGGCACCCGAACTACTACCGCACCTCTATCGAAGGCTTCGACATCATCGACATTCCGATGGGCGGCCAGAATGCGTCGGCCATCTTTGTCAAGCCGATCGATCCACAAACGCCCAACGTCCTCTCATCGCAGTTCTTTGCCTCGCTCGGCGATTGGTTTGAGGAGGAGCGTTCTTCGAGCAACAACAAGGTTGTGCTGCCGCTCGTGGAATTGGAGGTCGAGACCTCGCTCAATACGGTTCTAAAAGGGATGGGCATGCCGACTGCTTTTCGGCTGGGGGCCGCGGATTTCTCCCTTCTCGGACCTCCGGGGATCGGCATCCGCGACGTGTTCCACAAGGCGGAGTTGTCGATCACCGAGCAGGGTACCACCGCGGCCGCGGCTACCAAGGTCGAGTTGGGGATTTGCTTCGCCGCCGGCACCCACGTGCTGACGCCCGACGGCGCCAAGCCGATCGAGCAGGTGCGGGTCGGCGACAAGGTTATGGCCCGCGACGAGTACCTGCTGGAGGGCGATGTCGAGCCGAAGCCGGTCGAGGCCGCCTTGCACGGCGAGGCCGAGATCGTCGAGCTCCACTTGGGGAGCCGGGTGATCCGCACGACCGACCTGCACCCGTTCTTCGTTGAAGGGCAGGGGTGGCTAGCCGCCGCGCAGATCAAGACCGGCGATCGGCTGGCCTGCGACCGCGGCGGCTCGATCGTCGTGTCGCACATCGAGCGTACCGGCAAGACCGAGGCGGTCTACAACCTGCGGGTCGCCGACCACCGCACCTTCTTCATCGGCGACAGCGACTGGGGGTTTGGCGTCTGGGCGCACAACTACTACGAGGCCGGGTACTACGCCAATCGGCAGTTCCACTTCATGATCCGCGACAACGTCACCGACACCATCGCGTTCATGGGACGGATCGACGACCCGACGATGCTGACCAACACAGTGACGCCGGTGGTCATCGACAACCCATCAAGCCGGGGCGACTTCGACGCCGACGGCGACGTCGACCGCGACGACTACCTCGTCTGGCGTTACAGCTACAACGCCGTGGGGCCGGACCTGCCGGCCGACGCGAACGGCGACGGGCGGGTCAACGGCGCCGACTACCTGGTCTGGCGCGACCACCACGACGCCACCCCGCCGCAGCCAACCCCGCGACCGCGGACCGTGGCGCCGTTCCGGCTGTGGACGCCCGAGCCCGTGGCCGCCACGGCGGCGTCGTCGCCCGTGGAGTCACGCGTGGCCGAGCCGGCCGCCGAAGCGGACCTGCTGTTGCTGCTGGCCCGGTCGCGCGGGCGGCCGGTCAGCTCGCCGCTCAGTGCGCTTGCATTGCGGGGCAGCACGGCGGAAGAGTCGCCCAGGTTTGAGGCGTTCGCAACGCTCGGCGAGTCGCTGGACGACTTGGCCCGTGGGCTTGGATGA